The Streptomyces sp. NBC_01353 genome contains a region encoding:
- a CDS encoding ATP-binding cassette domain-containing protein — protein sequence MIHVSATPVLALRGVSKRFGAVQVLTDVELEIHAGEVVALVGDNGAGKSTLVKTISGVHPIDEGVIEWDGNPVQITKPHDAQNLGVATVYQDLALCDNLDVVANLFLGSELRSASVLDEIAMEKRAKELLDTLSIRIPSVRIPVAALSGGQRQVVAIARALIGDPKIVILDEPTAALGVEQTAQVLDLVERLRERGHGVILISHNMADVRAVADKVAVLRLGRNNGVFDVKDTTHETIIAAITGATDNAVTRRQARTASATATKEDAK from the coding sequence ATGATTCACGTGTCCGCTACGCCCGTGCTGGCGTTGCGCGGAGTCTCCAAGCGGTTCGGCGCCGTCCAGGTGCTCACCGACGTAGAACTGGAGATCCACGCCGGTGAGGTCGTCGCCCTGGTCGGCGACAACGGCGCCGGCAAGTCGACCCTCGTCAAGACGATCTCGGGCGTTCACCCGATCGACGAGGGCGTCATCGAGTGGGACGGCAACCCCGTCCAGATCACCAAGCCCCACGACGCCCAGAACCTCGGGGTCGCCACCGTCTACCAGGACCTGGCGCTCTGCGACAACCTCGACGTCGTCGCCAACCTCTTCCTCGGCAGCGAGCTCCGCTCCGCGTCCGTCCTCGACGAGATCGCGATGGAGAAGCGTGCCAAGGAGCTCTTGGACACCCTGTCCATTCGCATTCCGTCGGTCCGTATCCCCGTCGCGGCGCTCTCCGGCGGTCAGCGTCAGGTCGTGGCCATCGCCCGCGCCCTGATCGGCGACCCCAAGATCGTCATCCTGGACGAGCCCACCGCCGCACTCGGCGTCGAACAGACCGCACAGGTGCTCGACCTCGTGGAGCGGCTGCGCGAGCGCGGCCACGGAGTCATCCTCATCAGCCACAACATGGCCGACGTCCGCGCCGTCGCGGACAAGGTCGCGGTCCTCCGGCTGGGCCGCAACAACGGTGTCTTCGACGTCAAGGACACCACCCACGAGACGATCATCGCCGCCATCACCGGTGCCACGGACAACGCCGTGACCCGTCGGCAGGCCCGTACGGCCTCGGCCACGGCCACGAAGGAGGACGCGAAGTGA
- a CDS encoding substrate-binding domain-containing protein, with the protein MNALTRRIVIGTAAVSMALSVAACGKAGDSDSGNGSGADSKTIGLLLPENKTTRYETFDRPIIEDKIKALCSDCEVKYNNAAQDTETQKKQFDALVTQGVKVIILDSVDYKATKSWVQQAEKKGVKVVAYDRLAEGPISAYVSYDNEKIGRLQGEGLVKALGDKAKDANVVMINGSPTDPNAPLFKKGAHSVLDGGVKKVVYEQDIPDWSPDEANKKMGAAIDSLGKDGFQGVYSANDGMAGGIITALSKQGIKVPVGGQDAELAGLQRILKDEQAFTIYKQIKPEAETTAEIAVRLLKGEKIDDLVPTKVTSLTGEFKDIPAKLYDAQVVTKGDIAGTIIKDGVYKAADICTAEYKAACEAAGIK; encoded by the coding sequence ATGAACGCATTGACGCGTCGCATCGTCATAGGCACGGCCGCGGTTTCCATGGCTCTCTCCGTCGCCGCCTGTGGCAAGGCGGGCGACAGTGACTCGGGCAACGGCAGCGGCGCCGACAGCAAGACCATCGGTCTGCTGCTGCCGGAGAACAAGACCACGCGTTACGAGACCTTCGACCGGCCGATCATCGAGGACAAGATCAAGGCCCTCTGCTCGGACTGCGAGGTCAAGTACAACAACGCCGCGCAGGACACCGAGACGCAGAAGAAGCAGTTCGACGCGCTGGTCACGCAGGGCGTGAAGGTCATCATCCTGGACTCGGTCGACTACAAGGCCACCAAGTCCTGGGTCCAGCAGGCCGAGAAGAAGGGCGTCAAGGTCGTCGCGTACGACCGTCTGGCCGAGGGCCCGATCTCCGCCTACGTCAGCTACGACAACGAGAAGATCGGCCGCCTGCAGGGCGAGGGCCTCGTGAAGGCGCTCGGCGACAAGGCCAAGGACGCCAACGTTGTCATGATCAACGGCTCGCCGACCGACCCGAACGCCCCGCTGTTCAAGAAGGGCGCCCACAGCGTCCTCGACGGCGGCGTCAAGAAGGTCGTCTACGAGCAGGACATCCCGGACTGGTCCCCCGACGAGGCCAACAAGAAGATGGGTGCCGCCATCGACTCGCTGGGCAAGGACGGCTTCCAGGGCGTCTACTCGGCCAACGACGGCATGGCCGGCGGCATCATCACCGCCCTCTCCAAGCAGGGCATCAAGGTCCCGGTCGGCGGCCAGGACGCCGAGCTCGCCGGTCTCCAGCGGATCCTGAAGGACGAGCAGGCCTTCACGATCTACAAGCAGATCAAGCCGGAGGCCGAGACCACCGCCGAGATCGCGGTCCGCCTTCTCAAGGGCGAGAAGATCGACGACCTGGTTCCCACCAAGGTCACCAGCCTGACCGGTGAGTTCAAGGACATCCCGGCGAAGCTGTACGACGCGCAGGTGGTCACCAAGGGCGACATCGCCGGAACGATCATCAAGGACGGCGTCTACAAGGCCGCCGACATCTGCACCGCCGAGTACAAGGCGGCCTGCGAGGCGGCGGGCATCAAGTAA
- a CDS encoding ROK family transcriptional regulator — protein sequence METPGSQTSLHRANLERVVRAVRMAGSLTQAEIARATGLSAATVSNIVRELKDGGTVEVTPTSAGGRRARSVSLSGDAGIVIGVDFGHTHLRVAVGNLAHQVLAEESEPLDVDASSAEGFDRAERLVTRLIQATGIGRDKVVGVGLGVPGPIDVSSGTLGSTSILPGWSGINPADELSGRLGVPVYVDNDANLGALGELVWGSGRGVKDLAYIKVASGVGAGLVIDGRVYRGPGGTAGEIGHITIDESGPVCRCGNRGCLETFTAARYVLPLLQPGHGPDLTMERVVQLAREGDPGCRRVIADVGRHIGSGVANLCNLLNPSRVILGGDLAEAGELVLAPIRDSVSRYAIPSAARQLSLAPGALGGRAEVLGALALALSEMGDSTLLEGALPGTAPAAAPASRPAFT from the coding sequence ATGGAGACTCCGGGGTCGCAGACATCTCTGCACAGGGCCAATCTCGAACGGGTCGTCCGTGCGGTACGCATGGCCGGCTCGCTCACCCAGGCGGAGATCGCCCGGGCGACCGGGCTGTCCGCCGCCACGGTCTCCAACATCGTGCGGGAGTTGAAGGACGGCGGGACCGTCGAGGTCACCCCCACCTCCGCGGGCGGGCGCCGGGCCCGCAGCGTCTCGCTCTCCGGCGACGCGGGCATCGTCATCGGCGTCGACTTCGGCCATACGCACCTGCGGGTCGCCGTCGGCAACCTCGCCCACCAGGTCCTCGCCGAGGAGTCCGAGCCGCTCGATGTCGACGCCTCCTCCGCAGAGGGCTTCGACCGGGCGGAACGACTGGTCACACGGCTGATCCAGGCCACCGGCATCGGCCGGGACAAGGTCGTCGGCGTCGGCCTCGGCGTACCGGGGCCGATCGACGTCTCCTCCGGCACGCTCGGCTCCACCTCGATCCTGCCGGGCTGGAGCGGGATCAACCCGGCCGACGAGCTCTCCGGCCGGCTCGGCGTGCCCGTGTACGTCGACAACGACGCCAATCTCGGCGCGCTCGGCGAGCTCGTCTGGGGCAGCGGCCGCGGGGTCAAGGACCTGGCCTACATCAAGGTCGCCAGCGGCGTCGGAGCGGGCCTCGTCATCGACGGACGGGTCTACCGCGGCCCCGGAGGCACCGCAGGGGAGATCGGGCACATCACGATCGACGAATCGGGCCCGGTCTGCCGCTGCGGCAACCGCGGCTGCCTGGAGACCTTCACCGCCGCCCGGTACGTCCTGCCGCTGCTCCAGCCCGGCCACGGCCCCGATCTGACGATGGAACGGGTCGTCCAGCTGGCGCGCGAGGGCGACCCGGGCTGCCGGCGTGTGATCGCCGACGTGGGCCGCCACATCGGCAGCGGTGTCGCCAACCTCTGCAACCTGCTGAACCCCAGCCGGGTGATCCTCGGGGGCGACCTCGCGGAGGCCGGTGAGCTGGTGCTCGCGCCGATCCGCGACTCCGTCTCGCGCTATGCCATCCCCAGCGCCGCGCGCCAGCTGTCGCTGGCCCCCGGGGCACTCGGCGGACGGGCCGAAGTGCTGGGCGCACTGGCCCTCGCGCTGAGCGAAATGGGCGATTCGACCCTGTTGGAGGGTGCCCTTCCCGGCACCGCTCCCGCTGCCGCCCCGGCCTCTCGTCCTGCCTTCACTTAG
- a CDS encoding carbohydrate ABC transporter permease — protein MTTEEIEKLAPDATPATVTKKLGPTTGRTSEGGVLNVFSHGILIVWGLMVGVPLLWVLWSAFKDSNGILTDPWGLPTVLHWENWSNAWNDANMGQYFINTVIVVGGSVIGTMVLGSMAAYVLARFTFPGNRFIYYLFVAGMSFPVFMLVIPLFFVLRDFPGSSLLATYHGLILVYIAYSLPFTVFFMTAFFRTLPTSVAEAAMIDGASHTRTFFQVMVPMAKPGLISIGIFNFLGQWNQYLLPMVLNQQEDKYVLTQGLAMIALQQGYENDWGALMAGMMIAMLPVLVVYTIFQRQVQSGLTAGALK, from the coding sequence ATGACGACCGAAGAGATCGAGAAGCTGGCGCCGGACGCGACGCCCGCCACCGTCACCAAGAAGCTCGGGCCGACGACCGGCCGCACCTCCGAAGGCGGCGTCCTCAACGTCTTCTCCCACGGCATCCTGATCGTCTGGGGCCTCATGGTGGGCGTCCCGCTGCTCTGGGTGCTGTGGAGCGCCTTCAAGGACAGCAACGGCATCCTCACCGACCCGTGGGGCCTGCCGACCGTCCTGCACTGGGAGAACTGGTCCAACGCGTGGAACGACGCGAACATGGGTCAGTACTTCATCAACACCGTCATCGTGGTCGGCGGCTCCGTCATCGGCACCATGGTGCTCGGCTCGATGGCCGCGTACGTCCTGGCCCGCTTCACCTTCCCCGGCAACAGGTTCATCTACTACCTGTTCGTGGCGGGCATGTCGTTCCCGGTCTTCATGCTGGTGATCCCGCTCTTCTTCGTGCTGCGGGACTTCCCGGGCAGCTCGCTCCTCGCGACGTACCACGGCCTGATCCTGGTCTACATCGCGTACTCGCTGCCGTTCACCGTCTTCTTCATGACGGCGTTCTTCCGCACGCTGCCGACCTCGGTGGCGGAGGCGGCGATGATCGACGGTGCCTCGCACACACGCACGTTCTTCCAGGTGATGGTGCCGATGGCCAAGCCCGGCCTGATCAGCATCGGCATCTTCAACTTCCTGGGCCAGTGGAACCAGTACCTGCTGCCGATGGTGCTCAATCAGCAGGAGGACAAGTACGTCCTGACGCAGGGGCTCGCGATGATCGCGCTGCAGCAGGGGTACGAGAACGACTGGGGCGCCCTCATGGCCGGCATGATGATCGCCATGCTGCCCGTGCTCGTCGTGTACACGATCTTCCAGCGGCAGGTGCAGTCCGGCCTCACCGCCGGGGCGCTGAAGTAG
- a CDS encoding sugar ABC transporter permease: MQHGKYRFIVGFLALPLIIYALFVISPFVQAFQISMTDWSGLVGTAEFVGLDNFQKLWDSDDFWNALRHNIYMLALVPVVTLGLGLFFAFMLNVGGRRRRNEVVTGVAGSKMYKFVFFFPQVISITIVAVIWFNIYNPDPQDGMLNSLLGAVGLDSLQNSWLGEKSLALWCISAVMVWGHVGFFVVLFSAAMASIPRDIYEAALLDGANRFHTFFKITLPLLWDTVQTGWVYMGIIALDAFALVQIMSVNMGGPDGATDVMPLRLYLTAFRDSQFGYASAMGIAMLIVTMTFAVLTMRFARRERIEY, translated from the coding sequence ATGCAACACGGCAAATACCGATTCATCGTGGGCTTCCTGGCCCTGCCTCTGATCATTTACGCGCTCTTCGTGATCTCGCCGTTCGTCCAGGCGTTCCAGATCTCGATGACCGACTGGTCCGGGCTCGTGGGAACGGCCGAGTTCGTCGGCCTGGACAACTTCCAGAAGCTCTGGGACAGCGACGACTTCTGGAACGCACTGCGCCACAACATCTACATGCTGGCGCTGGTCCCGGTGGTCACGCTCGGTCTCGGCCTCTTCTTCGCCTTCATGCTGAATGTCGGCGGCCGGCGCAGGAGGAACGAGGTCGTCACCGGTGTGGCGGGCTCGAAGATGTACAAGTTCGTCTTCTTCTTCCCGCAGGTCATCTCGATCACGATCGTCGCCGTCATCTGGTTCAACATCTACAACCCGGACCCGCAGGACGGAATGCTCAACTCGCTGCTCGGCGCGGTGGGCCTGGACAGCCTGCAGAACTCCTGGCTGGGCGAGAAGAGCCTCGCGCTGTGGTGCATCAGCGCGGTCATGGTCTGGGGCCACGTCGGCTTCTTCGTGGTGCTCTTCTCCGCGGCGATGGCCTCCATCCCCCGGGACATCTACGAAGCGGCCCTGCTCGACGGGGCCAACCGCTTCCACACCTTCTTCAAGATCACCCTGCCGCTGCTGTGGGACACGGTCCAGACCGGCTGGGTGTACATGGGCATCATCGCGCTCGACGCCTTCGCCCTGGTCCAGATCATGTCGGTGAACATGGGCGGCCCGGACGGTGCCACGGACGTCATGCCGCTGAGGCTCTATCTGACGGCCTTCCGCGACAGCCAGTTCGGCTACGCCTCCGCCATGGGCATCGCGATGCTCATTGTCACGATGACCTTCGCAGTGCTCACGATGCGCTTCGCGCGCCGTGAGCGGATCGAGTACTAG
- the ngcE gene encoding N-acetylglucosamine/diacetylchitobiose ABC transporter substrate-binding protein, producing MGSTSAHNHEGPGRRDLIKRSAALGLISVPTMSFLSACATGGGGGDQGPKAAGGEKTAKNPLGVKQGAPLEAFIFKGGLGDQYAKDAEADYKATYGAEVKHTGTQQVGPKLTPRFAGGNPPDVIDNSGADHLDMNKLSTQGQLQDLGLLLDAASMDDPAKKIRDTIHPSTIEKGKHGDKFDVLYYAFTIYGTWYSQKLLESKGWAYPKTLDEMVTLCGEIKKAGIAPWTYAGKFPYYVHFNLFAQIAKIGGMEKWIAIDNLEPNAWTGNDAVKEVVEHYEELAAKKYFLEGSQGLTHIQSQTAWNKGKAVFIPNGSWVENEAAPTTPADFAMAVGALFDGTGDKMPHGTLRAEPSEPYLVSAKGKNPAGGMELLRIMLSKKHAQNFATKVKSLTCVMDATEGMTLSPGLASASKVFKEAGTNLISLQLQEWYPALTDEKIGGLTGQLLAGELKAADWIRKTQEECDKVAKDSSVAKFKRTA from the coding sequence ATGGGATCCACCTCCGCGCACAACCACGAAGGCCCCGGCCGCCGCGATCTGATCAAGCGCTCCGCCGCTCTCGGTCTGATCTCGGTGCCGACGATGAGCTTCCTGTCCGCGTGCGCCACCGGTGGCGGTGGCGGCGACCAGGGGCCGAAGGCCGCCGGCGGCGAGAAGACCGCGAAGAACCCGCTCGGCGTGAAGCAGGGCGCCCCGCTCGAAGCGTTCATCTTCAAGGGCGGCCTGGGCGACCAGTACGCCAAGGACGCGGAGGCCGACTACAAGGCCACGTACGGTGCCGAGGTCAAGCACACGGGCACCCAGCAGGTCGGCCCCAAGCTGACGCCGCGCTTCGCGGGCGGCAACCCGCCGGACGTCATCGACAACTCCGGTGCCGACCACCTGGACATGAACAAGCTCTCCACCCAGGGCCAGCTCCAGGACCTGGGCCTGCTCCTCGACGCCGCCTCCATGGACGACCCGGCCAAGAAGATCCGGGACACGATCCACCCGAGCACCATCGAGAAGGGAAAGCACGGCGACAAGTTCGACGTGCTGTACTACGCCTTCACGATCTACGGCACCTGGTACTCGCAGAAGCTGCTCGAGTCCAAGGGCTGGGCGTACCCCAAGACCCTCGACGAGATGGTCACGCTCTGCGGCGAGATCAAGAAGGCCGGCATCGCCCCCTGGACGTACGCCGGCAAGTTCCCGTACTACGTCCACTTCAACCTCTTCGCGCAGATCGCCAAGATCGGCGGCATGGAGAAGTGGATCGCGATCGACAACCTCGAGCCCAACGCCTGGACCGGCAACGACGCGGTCAAGGAGGTCGTCGAGCACTACGAGGAGCTGGCGGCCAAGAAGTACTTCCTCGAAGGCAGCCAGGGCCTGACCCACATCCAGTCGCAGACCGCCTGGAACAAGGGCAAGGCCGTCTTCATCCCGAACGGCTCCTGGGTCGAGAACGAGGCCGCCCCGACCACCCCCGCCGACTTCGCCATGGCGGTCGGCGCCCTCTTCGACGGCACCGGCGACAAGATGCCGCACGGCACCCTGCGCGCCGAGCCGAGCGAGCCGTACCTGGTCTCGGCCAAGGGCAAGAACCCGGCCGGCGGCATGGAGCTGCTGCGCATCATGCTCTCGAAGAAGCACGCGCAGAACTTCGCGACCAAGGTGAAGTCCCTGACCTGTGTCATGGACGCCACCGAGGGCATGACGCTCTCGCCCGGCCTCGCCTCCGCCAGCAAGGTCTTCAAGGAGGCCGGCACCAACCTGATCAGCCTTCAGCTGCAGGAGTGGTACCCGGCGCTCACGGACGAGAAGATCGGTGGCCTGACGGGCCAGCTGCTCGCCGGCGAGCTGAAGGCGGCCGACTGGATCAGGAAGACCCAGGAGGAATGCGACAAGGTGGCCAAGGACAGCTCCGTCGCCAAGTTCAAGCGCACCGCCTGA
- a CDS encoding GH92 family glycosyl hydrolase, protein MEPRIRTRSGSRNHPLTAAALVAASALVLGSVPSVAQALPGQTDTRAQEFTTSFEADENQPTWRNTVEVGADGAKRTSGVDGGFASGIPGNVTDRVTELRASGENAGAGETKENLVDLQPGTKWLVFEPTAWIEFDLDEPVKVVTYALTSANDAAERDPRDWTLQGSADGKEWKVLDTREGQTFAKRFETRTYDLANDTAYAHYRLEVTKNGGAGLTQLADVQFSNGDTSTPVPEEMRSQVDRGPGGSPTAKANAGFTGKRALRYAGTHKADGRAYSYNKIFDVDTRIARDTELSYRVFPSLPETDLNYPATNVSVDLAFTDGTYLSDLRAVDSHGGLLTPQGQGAAKRLYVNQWNQVSSRIGAVAAGRTVDRILVAYDSPKGPAKFQGWIDDVALKAKAPEKRLDRLSDYASTTRGTNSSGSFSRGNTFPATAVPHGFNFWTPVTNAASKSWLYEYARANNADNLPAVQAFAVSHEPSPWMGDRQTFQVMPSAAAGTPATDRVGRALAFRHEKETAKPHLYGVTFENGLKAEITPTDHAAMMRFTYPGEDASVVFDNVTEEGGLTLDPATSSFTGFSDVKSGLSTGASRMFVYGVFDAPVTGSAAQGVKGHLRFDAGADRTITLRIATSLISVDQAKANLAGEIREGTRFEQVRGRAQDAWDRILERVEVEGATYDQLVTLYSSLYRLYLYPNSGFEKVGGKNQYASPFSPMTGPDTPTRTGAKIVDGEVYVNNGFWDTYRTTWPAYSFLTPNKAGELVDGFVQQYKDGGWISRWSSPGYADLMTGTSSDVAFADAFVKGVDFDAEAAYEAALKNATVVPPSRGVGRKGMETSPFLGYASTETHEGLSWSLEGYLNDYGIAKMAQALHKKTGKKRYQEEATYFLSRAQSYVSLFDSQAGFFQGRDLKGDWRVPSAQYDPRIWGYDYTETNGWGYAFTAPQDSRGLARLYGGRKGLGQKLDTYFSTPETASPEFVGSYGSVIHEMTEARDVRMGMYGHSNQVAHHVPYMYNAAGQPWKTQEKVREVLSRLYTGSEIGQGYHGDEDNGEQSAWYLFSALGFYPLVMGSGEYAIGSPLFSKVTVRMDNGRKLVVEAPRNSAKNMYVQGVKVDGRQWNSTALPHELLAKGGTLTFEMGPRPSAWGTGANAGPVSVTPEGKAPSPRTDAITGVGPLFDNTSATEGAVATVDLPVAKPVRAVQYTLTTSVRDKAPAGWVLQGSTDGTTWKDLDRRAGESFAWDRQTRVFSVAASGSYAKYRLVAAAPGTLAEVELLG, encoded by the coding sequence ATGGAGCCCAGAATTCGCACCCGATCAGGGTCCAGAAACCACCCCCTCACAGCCGCCGCCCTGGTGGCCGCGTCGGCATTGGTACTGGGCTCGGTGCCCTCGGTGGCACAGGCACTTCCCGGCCAAACGGACACACGCGCACAGGAGTTCACCACCTCCTTCGAAGCCGACGAAAATCAACCCACCTGGCGCAACACGGTGGAGGTCGGAGCGGACGGCGCCAAACGGACATCAGGGGTCGACGGCGGCTTCGCGAGCGGGATACCGGGCAATGTCACCGACAGGGTGACGGAGCTGCGGGCCAGCGGCGAGAACGCGGGCGCGGGCGAGACCAAGGAGAACCTGGTCGACCTTCAGCCCGGCACGAAATGGCTGGTTTTCGAGCCGACCGCCTGGATCGAGTTCGACCTCGACGAGCCGGTCAAGGTGGTGACCTACGCGCTGACTTCGGCGAACGACGCCGCCGAGCGCGACCCCCGCGACTGGACGCTCCAGGGCTCGGCGGACGGCAAGGAGTGGAAGGTCCTCGACACCCGGGAGGGCCAGACCTTCGCCAAGCGCTTCGAGACGAGGACGTACGACCTCGCCAACGACACGGCGTACGCCCACTACCGCCTGGAGGTCACGAAGAACGGCGGCGCGGGACTCACCCAACTGGCGGACGTTCAGTTCTCGAACGGGGACACCTCGACCCCCGTCCCCGAGGAGATGCGCAGCCAGGTCGACCGAGGCCCCGGCGGCTCCCCCACCGCCAAGGCCAACGCCGGCTTCACCGGCAAGCGGGCGCTGCGCTACGCCGGCACGCACAAGGCAGACGGCCGGGCGTACTCGTACAACAAGATCTTCGACGTGGACACCCGGATCGCCCGGGACACCGAGCTGTCGTACCGGGTCTTCCCGTCCCTGCCGGAGACGGACCTCAACTACCCCGCCACGAACGTGTCGGTGGACCTGGCCTTCACCGACGGCACCTATCTGAGTGATCTGCGGGCCGTCGACTCCCACGGCGGGCTCCTGACCCCGCAGGGTCAGGGCGCCGCCAAGCGGCTCTACGTCAACCAGTGGAACCAGGTGAGCTCCCGGATCGGCGCGGTCGCGGCCGGCAGGACCGTCGACCGGATCCTGGTCGCGTACGACTCCCCCAAGGGGCCGGCGAAGTTCCAGGGCTGGATCGACGACGTCGCTCTGAAGGCGAAGGCCCCCGAGAAGCGTCTCGACCGGCTCTCGGACTACGCCTCCACGACCCGCGGCACGAACTCCAGCGGTTCGTTCTCGCGCGGCAACACCTTCCCCGCGACCGCTGTCCCGCATGGCTTCAACTTCTGGACGCCGGTGACCAACGCGGCCTCCAAGAGTTGGCTGTACGAGTACGCGCGCGCCAACAACGCGGACAACCTGCCCGCCGTGCAGGCGTTCGCCGTCAGTCATGAGCCGAGTCCCTGGATGGGCGACCGGCAGACCTTCCAGGTGATGCCCTCGGCGGCGGCCGGCACTCCGGCGACGGACCGGGTCGGGCGCGCCCTGGCCTTCCGCCACGAGAAGGAGACGGCGAAGCCGCACCTGTACGGCGTCACCTTCGAGAACGGCCTGAAGGCAGAGATCACCCCCACGGATCACGCGGCGATGATGCGCTTCACCTATCCGGGTGAGGACGCGAGCGTCGTCTTCGACAACGTCACCGAGGAGGGCGGGCTGACCCTCGACCCGGCGACGAGCTCCTTCACCGGCTTCTCCGACGTCAAGAGCGGGCTTTCGACCGGCGCCAGCAGGATGTTCGTGTACGGCGTCTTCGACGCGCCGGTCACCGGCTCCGCGGCGCAGGGCGTGAAGGGCCACCTCCGCTTCGACGCGGGCGCCGACCGCACGATCACCCTCCGGATCGCGACCTCGCTGATCTCCGTGGACCAGGCGAAGGCCAACCTCGCCGGCGAGATCCGCGAGGGCACCCGCTTCGAGCAGGTCAGGGGCCGGGCGCAGGACGCCTGGGACCGGATCCTGGAGCGGGTGGAGGTCGAGGGCGCGACCTACGACCAGCTGGTGACGCTCTACTCCAGCCTCTACCGGCTCTACCTCTACCCCAACTCCGGTTTCGAGAAGGTCGGCGGGAAGAACCAGTACGCCAGCCCGTTCTCCCCCATGACGGGCCCGGACACCCCGACCCGCACCGGAGCGAAGATCGTCGACGGGGAGGTGTACGTCAACAACGGCTTCTGGGACACCTATCGCACGACGTGGCCTGCGTACTCCTTCCTCACCCCGAACAAGGCCGGTGAGCTGGTCGACGGCTTCGTGCAGCAGTACAAGGACGGCGGCTGGATCTCCCGCTGGTCCTCCCCCGGCTACGCCGACCTGATGACCGGCACCTCCTCGGACGTGGCGTTCGCCGACGCGTTCGTCAAGGGCGTGGACTTCGACGCCGAGGCGGCGTACGAGGCGGCGCTCAAGAACGCGACGGTCGTGCCGCCGAGCCGGGGCGTGGGCCGCAAGGGCATGGAGACCTCTCCCTTCCTCGGCTATGCGTCGACCGAGACCCACGAGGGCCTGTCCTGGTCGCTGGAGGGCTATCTCAACGACTACGGCATCGCGAAGATGGCGCAGGCGCTGCACAAGAAGACGGGCAAGAAGCGGTACCAGGAGGAGGCGACGTACTTCCTCTCCCGCGCCCAGAGCTACGTCTCCCTCTTCGACTCCCAGGCCGGCTTCTTCCAGGGCCGTGACCTGAAGGGCGACTGGCGGGTGCCCTCGGCGCAGTACGACCCGCGGATCTGGGGGTACGACTACACCGAGACCAACGGCTGGGGCTACGCCTTCACGGCCCCGCAGGACTCGCGCGGCCTCGCCCGGTTGTACGGCGGCCGCAAGGGCCTCGGGCAGAAGCTGGACACGTACTTCTCCACTCCGGAGACCGCGAGCCCCGAGTTCGTCGGCTCGTACGGCAGCGTCATCCACGAGATGACCGAGGCCCGGGACGTCCGGATGGGCATGTACGGGCACTCCAACCAGGTCGCCCACCACGTCCCGTACATGTACAACGCGGCCGGGCAGCCCTGGAAGACGCAGGAGAAGGTCCGCGAGGTGCTGTCCCGGCTGTACACCGGCAGCGAGATCGGGCAGGGCTACCACGGTGACGAGGACAACGGCGAGCAGTCCGCCTGGTATCTCTTCTCCGCGCTCGGCTTCTATCCGCTGGTGATGGGCAGCGGGGAGTACGCGATCGGCTCGCCGCTGTTCAGCAAGGTGACGGTCCGTATGGACAACGGCCGCAAGCTGGTCGTCGAGGCGCCGCGCAACAGCGCGAAGAACATGTACGTCCAGGGTGTGAAGGTCGACGGCCGGCAGTGGAACTCCACCGCGCTGCCGCACGAGCTGCTCGCCAAGGGCGGCACGCTGACGTTCGAGATGGGTCCGAGGCCCTCGGCGTGGGGCACGGGCGCGAACGCGGGCCCGGTCTCGGTCACCCCGGAGGGCAAGGCTCCCTCGCCTCGCACGGACGCGATCACCGGCGTCGGGCCGCTCTTCGACAACACCTCGGCCACGGAAGGCGCCGTCGCCACCGTGGACCTGCCGGTGGCGAAGCCGGTCCGGGCCGTCCAGTACACGCTGACCACGTCCGTACGGGACAAGGCGCCGGCCGGCTGGGTCCTCCAGGGCTCGACCGACGGCACCACCTGGAAGGACCTGGACCGGCGCGCGGGCGAGTCGTTCGCCTGGGACCGGCAGACCCGGGTCTTCTCGGTCGCCGCATCGGGCTCGTACGCGAAGTACCGGCTCGTGGCCGCCGCACCGGGCACGCTCGCGGAGGTCGAACTGCTCGGTTAG